One segment of Piliocolobus tephrosceles isolate RC106 unplaced genomic scaffold, ASM277652v3 unscaffolded_1291, whole genome shotgun sequence DNA contains the following:
- the LOC111527902 gene encoding immunoglobulin iota chain, with translation MATGVRTLRVCTMSWAPVLLMLLVYCTGCSPQPVLHQPPAMSSALGTTIRLTCTLRNDHDISVYSVYWYQQRPGHPPRFLLRYFSQSDKTQGPQVPPRFSGSKDVARNKGYLNVSELQPEDEAMYYCAMGPRSLEKKEREREWQGEMEPTAARTRVP, from the exons ATGGCCACAGGAGTCAGAACTCTGCGAGTCTGCACCATGTCCTGGGCTCCTGTCCTGCTCATGCTGCTTGTCTACTGCACAG GTTGCAGTCCTCAGCCGGTGCTGCATCAGCCACCAGCCATGTCCTCAGCCCTTGGAACCACAATCCGCCTCACCTGCACCCTGAGGAACGACCATGACATCAGCGTGTACAGCGTCTACTGGTACCAGCAGAGGCCGGGCCACCCTCCGAGGTTCCTGCTGAGATACTTCTCACAGTCCGACAAGACCCAGGGCCCCCAGGTACCCCCTCGCTTCTCTGGATCCAAAGATGTGGCCAGGAACAAGGGTTATCTGAACGTCTCTGAGCTGCAGCCTGAGGACGAGGCTATGTATTACTGTGCTATGGGGCCCCGCAGCTTggagaagaaggagagggagagggagtggCAGGGAGAAATGGAACCCACTGCAGCCAGGACACGTGTCCCTTGA